From Thermodesulfobacteriota bacterium, a single genomic window includes:
- a CDS encoding AMP-binding protein: MEKIWLSSYAPGVPAEIDLSEYASIPHIMETAYDRFADKPAFHQMGKTITYRELRQLSRQFGSYLQNELNLQPGARVALMMPNVLQYPVSLFGILSAGMVVVNVNPLYTARELQHQLNDASAETIVIFANSAHVLEEVVARTPVRNIIITGIGDMLGFPKSLLVNTVIKHVKKMVPAYDLPRAVPFMQALSRGNAANFRPADVKQEDIAFLQYTGGTTGVSKGAVLTHRNIVANVLQARAWIRKQITEGSEIMITPLPLYHIFSLTANCLVFSSIGALNVLITNPRDFPHFVKELKKWKFTAMTGVNTLFNALLNTEGFNTVDFSHLKTSLGGGMAVQEPVARRWKEVTGVTLVEAYGLTETSPAACMNPIHIKEYSGYIGLPISSTLVSIRDDEDREVPLNEVGEICIQGPQVTKGYYNRPEETARVFTADGFFKTGDMGYMTEQGYVKLVDRKKDMVNVSGFNVYPNEIEEVVMTHPKVMEAAVIGVPDDKSGEAVKLFVVKKDSSLTVDEIKDFCKKNLTGYKVPKHYEFRDILPKTNVGKILRKDLRG; the protein is encoded by the coding sequence ATGGAAAAAATATGGTTGTCCAGTTACGCGCCAGGAGTGCCTGCCGAGATCGATCTTTCCGAGTACGCATCCATTCCCCACATCATGGAAACCGCCTATGACCGTTTCGCGGACAAGCCGGCCTTCCACCAGATGGGCAAGACCATCACCTACCGGGAACTGCGGCAACTATCCCGGCAGTTTGGCAGCTACCTGCAGAACGAGCTCAACCTTCAGCCCGGGGCGCGGGTGGCCCTGATGATGCCCAACGTTCTCCAGTACCCGGTGTCGCTTTTCGGCATCCTGTCGGCGGGGATGGTGGTGGTCAACGTCAATCCCCTCTACACGGCCCGGGAGCTCCAGCACCAGCTTAACGACGCGAGTGCGGAGACCATCGTCATCTTCGCCAATTCCGCCCATGTCCTGGAAGAGGTCGTGGCCCGGACGCCCGTCAGAAACATTATCATCACGGGCATTGGCGACATGCTCGGCTTTCCCAAGTCGCTGCTGGTCAACACGGTTATCAAGCACGTCAAAAAGATGGTTCCCGCTTACGACCTGCCCCGGGCGGTGCCTTTTATGCAGGCCCTTTCCCGGGGGAATGCCGCGAACTTCCGGCCGGCCGACGTCAAACAGGAGGACATCGCCTTCCTGCAATACACCGGCGGCACCACCGGCGTTTCCAAGGGCGCCGTGCTGACGCATCGCAACATCGTGGCCAATGTCCTCCAGGCCCGGGCCTGGATCCGGAAGCAGATCACCGAAGGCAGCGAGATCATGATCACGCCGCTGCCGCTTTACCACATATTTTCGCTGACGGCCAATTGCCTGGTCTTCTCCTCCATCGGCGCCCTGAACGTGCTGATCACCAACCCTCGGGATTTTCCCCATTTCGTCAAGGAGCTGAAGAAGTGGAAGTTCACCGCCATGACCGGCGTCAACACACTTTTCAATGCCCTGCTGAACACCGAGGGGTTTAACACGGTGGACTTTTCCCACCTCAAAACCTCCCTGGGCGGCGGTATGGCGGTGCAGGAACCGGTGGCCCGGCGCTGGAAGGAGGTCACCGGCGTGACTCTGGTGGAAGCCTACGGCCTGACCGAAACCTCGCCGGCGGCCTGCATGAATCCGATCCATATCAAGGAATACAGCGGTTACATCGGCCTGCCCATCTCCTCCACCCTTGTTTCCATCCGCGATGACGAGGACAGGGAGGTGCCGTTAAATGAGGTTGGCGAAATCTGCATCCAGGGCCCTCAGGTTACAAAGGGCTATTATAACCGACCGGAGGAAACGGCCAGGGTCTTCACCGCCGACGGTTTTTTCAAGACCGGTGACATGGGGTATATGACCGAACAGGGTTACGTCAAGCTGGTGGACCGCAAGAAAGACATGGTCAACGTGTCGGGCTTCAACGTCTATCCCAACGAGATCGAGGAAGTCGTCATGACCCATCCCAAGGTGATGGAAGCCGCGGTCATCGGCGTGCCCGACGATAAGAGCGGTGAGGCGGTCAAGCTCTTTGTGGTCAAAAAAGATTCTTCCCTGACCGTGGACGAGATCAAGGATTTCTGCAAAAAGAACCTGACGGGCTACAAAGTGCCCAAGCATTACGAGTTCAGGGATATCCTGCCTAAAACCAACGTGGGCAAGATCCTGCGCAAGGACCTGCGGGGATAG